The Chloroflexus aggregans DSM 9485 genome segment GTGCGACAAAACGACTGCCAATCCGGCAGACAACAACCATGGTGGTGGGGGATGATTTGATCATAAGAGACCTCCTTGTCTCCTTGTTTTACGCTCACTCTACCGCGAAGTTCAGGTCAGTAGAGTTACAATCGAGCAACCGGTAATGAACATTGATACCACCTTGCCAACCGTCTATCTCGGTCTAGATTTGGCGTGGTCGTCACGTAACCCCAGTGGGTTCGCGGCTTGTGTTGGTACGCCGGCCGGGGCACAGCTCGTACAACCGCCAAACCGCCTGCTGACGAACGATGCCATCGTACAGACGATTCGTACAGTGATCGGAGATGCACCGGCCATTCTTGCAATTGATGCACCGTTGGTCGTGCCCAATGAAACCGGGCGACGCACCGCCGAGGCCGAGTTAGCTGCGGCCTTCCGGCGTTATGATGCCGGTCCACACCCGGCCAACCGCCGTCTACTCGCACGCTACGGAGGGGTGCGCGGTGAAGCACTGCTGGCAGCGCTGGCGGTGGATGGATTTGTCTACACAGCGTCCATTGAAGCCGGTATGAGCGGGAGGTTTATCATTGAAGTCTTCCCACACCCGGCAACCGTGGTCTTATTCCGCTTACCGCATATCTTGCGCTATAAAGCGCGGCCAGGCCGTGCGTTAGCCGAACGTCGGCGCGAATTAGGGCGTTACCTGAGTTTGTTGCGCGGATTATCCGGCGGCGATCCACCTTTGTTTGGGAGTGATGAACTATGGCATGA includes the following:
- a CDS encoding DUF429 domain-containing protein — translated: MNIDTTLPTVYLGLDLAWSSRNPSGFAACVGTPAGAQLVQPPNRLLTNDAIVQTIRTVIGDAPAILAIDAPLVVPNETGRRTAEAELAAAFRRYDAGPHPANRRLLARYGGVRGEALLAALAVDGFVYTASIEAGMSGRFIIEVFPHPATVVLFRLPHILRYKARPGRALAERRRELGRYLSLLRGLSGGDPPLFGSDELWHDIDLDQLSPRSLKAVEDEADALLCAYIALYGHRWGATRCRSYGTLEGGAIFTPDWSTSDEY